From Nitratidesulfovibrio vulgaris str. Hildenborough, a single genomic window includes:
- a CDS encoding GGDEF domain-containing protein — translation MPERSHRRLVHLAFRMLQGAALGAGAPLGWLVIRTLLDLSPSHPDYDFWLFLYISVGSILVFTGMGGWVGREELRLERLSLVDPLTGLYNRRSFETALEKEMARWRRREAPVALLMLDLDHFKLVNDTWGHQAGDRVLQTLARLLSSTVRIEDLPARVGGEEFAVIMPEVTGDEAYQAAERLRLVVAGHLFDIGVESIEVRVSIGVACTEMQNVADGATLVRLADEALYRAKQRGRDRVETAW, via the coding sequence TGTCCATCTGGCATTCCGCATGTTGCAGGGTGCGGCGTTGGGGGCGGGGGCCCCGTTGGGCTGGCTTGTCATCCGCACGCTTCTTGACCTGTCCCCGTCACATCCGGACTATGACTTCTGGCTTTTTCTCTACATCTCGGTAGGGTCCATACTCGTCTTCACCGGCATGGGAGGCTGGGTCGGCAGAGAGGAGTTGCGACTTGAACGGCTGTCGCTGGTCGACCCGCTGACGGGACTCTACAACAGGCGTTCGTTCGAGACGGCGCTTGAGAAGGAGATGGCCCGGTGGCGTCGTCGAGAGGCCCCCGTGGCCCTGCTCATGCTCGACCTCGACCATTTCAAGCTGGTCAACGATACGTGGGGACATCAGGCGGGTGACAGGGTGTTGCAGACGCTTGCCCGTCTTCTGTCCTCTACCGTCCGCATCGAGGACTTGCCCGCGCGGGTCGGGGGCGAGGAGTTTGCCGTCATCATGCCCGAGGTGACAGGTGATGAGGCGTATCAGGCGGCTGAACGTCTGCGCCTTGTCGTGGCCGGGCATCTTTTCGACATCGGTGTCGAATCCATCGAGGTTCGTGTCTCCATTGGTGTGGCGTGCACTGAGATGCAGAACGTGGCTGATGGGGCGACACTGGTACGTCTCGCTGACGAAGCGCTGTACCGCGCGAAGCAGCGCGGGCGCGACAGGGTGGAAACAGCATGGTAG
- a CDS encoding insulinase family protein codes for MQLHGFELIDETNLEELSSRVRRWRHVVTGAQLLSFCNADENKVFGVSFRTPPGDSTGVAHILEHSVLCGSERYPVKEPFVELLKGSLQTFLNAFTYPDKTCYPVASTNLQDFRNLVDVYLDAVFFPRIDENIFRQEGWHIDAETADGPWNYKGVVYNEMKGVYSSPESVLSEQSQQAIFPEHVYGLDSGGNPERILELTYEQFRDFHRRFYHPGNGRFFFWGDDPEEARLEHIGRVLSRFDRLDVDSAVPLMGHRDTPRLLEVPFAAGEGDTRGMVTVNWLLDETVDAERNFALHMLEHILLGMPGSPLRRALIESGLGEDVAGVGLEAELRQMYFSVGLKGIDPADAERVEVLVMDTLASLAEEGVPSDAIEAAFNSVEFSLRENNTGRYPRGLAVMVRSLTTWLYDGDPLALLAFEKPLAAIRDAIAAGGYFEALIRRCFLDNAHRATVSLVPDMTLEARREEAENKRIEKVQSALSPSDREAVVSLAATLRALQEAPDSPEALATIPRLGLEDLARENRPIPIEERTSGDVTVLFHDIDTSGIVYSELLFDLSAVPARLLPLVPLFGRALLEMGTARHDFVALGMRIAAKTGGIEADTLFATTRAGRKPVAHMVVSGKATRDNAAALVDIMHEVLHEALFDDAERFGRMVLEEKARQEHSLVPSGHGVVSSRLRASFSMAGWLDEVTGGITYLMALRELAERVRDDWQGVRDDLETLRTLVLRRSGALCNLTADSATAAVAMPLFDGLVAGLPDTAADAVVWAPDALPAAEALVVPAQVNYVGKGANLYDLGYAYHGSVSVVLKHLRMAFLWDRVRVQGGAYGAFCAFDRMSGAFTQVSYRDPNVERTLDVYDKCAEYLRTVELDDAALTSAIVGAIGDLDMHMLPDARGEASMLRHLTGDTEDVRQTMREQMLATTQRHFREFADVLDAVARTGRVCVLGGGSLDAVAATRGWQALRVL; via the coding sequence ATGCAGCTTCACGGATTCGAACTCATAGACGAGACCAACCTCGAAGAACTCTCAAGCCGCGTACGCCGGTGGCGACATGTCGTCACGGGTGCGCAGCTTCTTTCCTTCTGCAATGCCGACGAGAACAAAGTGTTCGGTGTCAGCTTCCGCACTCCCCCCGGCGACTCCACAGGCGTCGCGCATATCCTCGAACATTCGGTTCTTTGCGGTTCCGAGCGTTATCCGGTCAAAGAACCGTTCGTGGAACTGCTCAAGGGGTCGCTCCAGACATTCCTGAACGCCTTCACCTACCCTGATAAGACGTGCTACCCCGTGGCAAGCACCAACCTTCAGGATTTTCGTAATCTTGTTGATGTGTACCTCGACGCGGTGTTCTTTCCGCGTATCGATGAGAACATCTTCCGGCAGGAAGGCTGGCACATCGATGCCGAGACGGCTGACGGCCCATGGAACTACAAGGGCGTCGTCTATAACGAGATGAAGGGCGTCTATTCTTCGCCCGAGTCGGTACTTTCGGAACAGTCGCAGCAGGCGATCTTTCCGGAGCATGTCTACGGGCTGGATTCGGGCGGCAACCCCGAGCGCATCCTTGAACTGACGTATGAGCAGTTCCGCGACTTCCATCGTCGTTTCTATCACCCCGGCAACGGCCGTTTCTTCTTCTGGGGCGACGACCCAGAAGAAGCCCGCCTTGAGCATATCGGGCGGGTGCTGTCGCGTTTCGATAGGCTTGATGTGGATTCCGCTGTGCCTCTCATGGGGCACCGTGACACGCCTCGCCTTCTTGAGGTGCCCTTCGCCGCCGGGGAAGGCGATACCCGTGGCATGGTCACGGTGAACTGGCTTCTTGACGAGACCGTCGATGCAGAGCGCAACTTCGCTTTGCACATGCTCGAACACATCCTCCTGGGGATGCCCGGTTCGCCGCTGCGTCGTGCGCTCATCGAGTCGGGTCTGGGTGAGGATGTCGCCGGTGTAGGTTTGGAAGCCGAACTGCGCCAGATGTACTTCTCCGTGGGGCTCAAGGGCATCGACCCGGCGGATGCCGAGCGGGTCGAGGTGCTTGTCATGGATACGCTTGCCTCCCTCGCAGAGGAGGGGGTTCCGTCCGACGCCATCGAAGCCGCTTTCAACAGCGTGGAGTTCTCTTTGCGCGAGAACAACACCGGACGCTACCCGCGTGGTCTCGCCGTCATGGTGCGTTCTCTCACGACGTGGCTCTATGACGGAGACCCCCTGGCCCTGCTGGCGTTCGAGAAGCCCCTTGCCGCAATCCGTGACGCCATAGCCGCCGGAGGCTACTTCGAGGCGCTCATCAGGCGCTGCTTCCTCGACAATGCCCACCGCGCAACGGTCTCGCTAGTGCCCGACATGACACTGGAGGCGCGTCGTGAAGAGGCCGAGAACAAGCGCATCGAGAAGGTGCAGTCCGCACTTTCGCCCTCCGATAGAGAAGCCGTGGTCTCTCTTGCGGCGACGTTGCGCGCCCTGCAGGAGGCTCCTGATTCGCCGGAGGCGCTCGCCACCATACCGCGTCTGGGTCTTGAAGACCTTGCGCGCGAGAACCGCCCCATTCCCATCGAAGAACGCACATCGGGCGATGTCACCGTCCTGTTCCATGACATCGACACGTCCGGCATCGTCTACTCCGAACTGCTGTTCGACTTGTCTGCCGTTCCTGCAAGGCTTCTGCCGCTGGTTCCGCTCTTCGGGCGGGCCCTGCTCGAGATGGGAACGGCGCGTCACGACTTCGTGGCGCTGGGGATGCGTATCGCCGCGAAGACCGGCGGTATCGAGGCGGATACGCTCTTCGCCACCACCCGCGCCGGACGCAAGCCTGTCGCTCACATGGTGGTGAGCGGCAAGGCCACCCGTGACAATGCCGCGGCCCTGGTCGACATCATGCACGAAGTGCTGCACGAGGCGCTGTTCGATGACGCGGAGCGCTTCGGGCGCATGGTGCTGGAGGAAAAGGCCCGTCAGGAGCATTCGCTGGTGCCTTCGGGCCACGGCGTCGTATCCAGCCGTTTGCGGGCCAGTTTCTCCATGGCTGGCTGGCTTGACGAGGTGACAGGTGGCATCACCTACCTCATGGCCCTGCGCGAACTCGCCGAACGTGTGCGTGACGACTGGCAGGGGGTGCGCGACGACCTTGAAACGCTTCGCACACTTGTCTTGCGTCGAAGCGGGGCTCTCTGCAACCTGACGGCGGACAGCGCCACGGCGGCAGTGGCCATGCCCCTTTTCGACGGGCTTGTCGCGGGACTGCCCGATACAGCAGCCGATGCCGTGGTCTGGGCACCGGATGCACTGCCTGCTGCAGAGGCGCTGGTCGTTCCCGCGCAGGTGAACTACGTGGGCAAGGGCGCCAACCTCTATGACCTTGGCTACGCCTATCATGGTTCGGTGAGCGTGGTGCTCAAGCACCTTCGCATGGCGTTCCTGTGGGACCGGGTGCGCGTGCAGGGCGGGGCCTACGGCGCGTTCTGCGCGTTCGACCGCATGAGCGGGGCCTTCACGCAGGTTTCATACCGCGACCCCAATGTGGAGCGCACCCTTGATGTCTACGACAAGTGCGCCGAGTATCTGCGCACGGTGGAACTCGATGACGCCGCACTCACAAGCGCCATCGTCGGTGCCATCGGCGACCTTGACATGCACATGCTGCCCGACGCGCGCGGTGAGGCCTCGATGCTACGCCACCTTACCGGTGATACGGAAGATGTCAGGCAGACGATGCGCGAGCAGATGCTGGCGACCACGCAGCGGCACTTCCGGGAATTCGCCGATGTGCTGGATGCGGTGGCACGCACGGGCAGGGTGTGCGTCCTCGGTGGAGGCAGTCTCG